The Geotalea uraniireducens Rf4 genome window below encodes:
- a CDS encoding TonB-dependent receptor plug domain-containing protein: protein MKDSLHDLIARAALTIALALSVPAEPLPVAMADDPAGHNLIQRTNSEPEEFGGLDIEQLSRVRIVSATLTPTQVRLVPAKTTVLDEATIAQSGARNLNESLEIYAPNTQLILHNTHLDHFGIRGIISDRDDKYLLRVNGKVMNNRFFVGAESERDLPLLGDFRSVTLVHGPASATYGAGALAGVMNLETYNGLTFEGTDAQVRQGFRDQFTAGEFRFGQKFNEESGLFLYVGVADQSGSNQHDSPYVFGKSFATPGSGPAVVSGQPVTFPEPNLHDAGDILKMKYHASYVNGPVEIWARFTQGGGVVRPMRTSLQTVDISIAQKGRANLDRQFTAATKYKQDLSKVFNLETFVSYDWYQYRLWVYDQFADPQNRQEHEAYGRMLGTWTPNEKQSLAFGLEYSHMWFDGPRLGFGPGPGIPPVEDAWETDTISFLVEHQWHLGEKWTTFASARVDKHTYTDWLFSPRLALVFTPGSKDTLKLIGARAMRRSGEGELREEHVRSGTQGDTETLDSLEFRYERQHDAHWNFGCSVFIEQNDAIGFDAAANRSVAVGTFRIWGVEPEITFRSEKTRLTFSHGYTKLFDSSLASAATIQGITAEPYGFGHDLANWANNITKLALIQELNGKWAASTSLRAYWGFPGAKALADWNGAQSQPRSFALADPGYDAAYGPSVFWNAGLEYRPTKHLTVRADAFNILGWADQTLNKRIYFFRGSDYSSEAASVALSAKLTF, encoded by the coding sequence ATGAAAGATTCCTTGCATGATTTAATCGCGCGCGCGGCTCTCACGATCGCTTTGGCGCTCAGTGTGCCGGCAGAGCCCCTGCCCGTCGCAATGGCGGACGATCCCGCCGGCCACAACCTGATTCAGCGCACGAACAGCGAGCCGGAGGAGTTTGGCGGTTTGGACATTGAGCAATTGAGCCGCGTGCGGATTGTTTCGGCCACCCTGACGCCCACACAGGTTCGGTTGGTTCCGGCGAAGACGACCGTTCTGGACGAAGCCACCATCGCGCAAAGCGGCGCGCGGAATCTCAACGAGTCGCTGGAGATTTACGCGCCGAACACCCAGCTCATCCTGCACAACACGCATCTGGATCACTTCGGCATTCGGGGGATCATCAGCGACCGGGACGACAAATACCTGCTCCGGGTAAACGGCAAAGTCATGAACAATCGCTTTTTCGTAGGGGCCGAGAGCGAGCGGGATCTGCCTTTGCTGGGTGACTTTCGTTCCGTGACATTGGTCCATGGTCCTGCATCCGCGACCTACGGCGCCGGCGCGCTGGCGGGAGTTATGAATCTCGAAACCTACAACGGTCTGACTTTTGAAGGGACCGACGCACAAGTCCGCCAGGGTTTCCGGGATCAATTTACCGCCGGTGAATTTCGTTTCGGTCAAAAGTTCAACGAGGAGTCGGGACTGTTTCTCTATGTCGGCGTGGCGGACCAAAGCGGGTCGAACCAGCATGATTCGCCTTATGTGTTCGGGAAGTCGTTCGCCACTCCCGGATCAGGGCCGGCCGTTGTTTCCGGCCAGCCGGTGACGTTTCCCGAGCCGAACCTGCACGATGCGGGCGATATTTTGAAAATGAAGTATCACGCAAGCTACGTGAACGGTCCGGTGGAAATCTGGGCGCGCTTCACCCAGGGCGGCGGCGTGGTGCGTCCGATGCGCACATCGTTGCAGACGGTGGATATTTCAATAGCCCAAAAAGGCCGCGCGAACCTGGACCGGCAGTTCACAGCCGCCACCAAATACAAACAAGATCTGAGTAAGGTCTTCAACCTGGAGACGTTCGTGAGCTACGATTGGTATCAGTATCGTCTCTGGGTTTATGATCAATTTGCGGACCCCCAGAATCGCCAGGAACACGAAGCGTATGGCCGTATGCTGGGAACTTGGACGCCGAACGAAAAGCAGTCACTGGCCTTCGGCCTGGAATACTCCCACATGTGGTTTGACGGGCCGCGCCTCGGCTTCGGGCCGGGCCCCGGCATTCCGCCGGTCGAAGATGCATGGGAAACCGATACTATTTCCTTTCTGGTGGAGCACCAGTGGCATTTGGGCGAGAAGTGGACCACGTTTGCGAGCGCCCGGGTAGACAAGCACACGTACACCGACTGGCTGTTTTCGCCGCGGCTGGCGCTGGTCTTCACGCCCGGTTCCAAAGACACGCTCAAGCTGATCGGCGCGCGTGCGATGCGCCGCAGCGGTGAAGGCGAGTTACGGGAAGAGCATGTGCGATCCGGCACACAGGGAGACACTGAAACCCTGGACAGCCTCGAGTTTCGCTACGAACGGCAGCACGACGCGCATTGGAATTTCGGGTGCAGCGTCTTCATTGAGCAGAACGACGCCATTGGTTTTGACGCGGCGGCCAATCGCTCCGTAGCAGTGGGCACTTTCAGGATCTGGGGTGTGGAGCCGGAGATAACTTTTCGCTCGGAAAAAACGAGGCTGACCTTTTCGCACGGATACACCAAGCTGTTCGATTCCAGTCTGGCGTCCGCCGCCACCATCCAGGGCATCACCGCCGAACCGTATGGCTTCGGGCACGACCTGGCCAACTGGGCCAACAACATCACCAAGCTCGCGTTGATCCAGGAGTTGAACGGAAAATGGGCCGCCAGTACTTCGCTGCGCGCGTATTGGGGGTTTCCGGGCGCCAAGGCTCTGGCTGACTGGAACGGCGCGCAAAGCCAGCCCCGGAGTTTTGCGCTGGCCGACCCGGGTTACGATGCCGCCTACGGCCCGAGTGTTTTCTGGAATGCCGGGCTGGAATATCGTCCGACGAAACACCTGACGGTGCGCGCCGATGCCTTCAACATTCTGGGCTGGGCCGACCAAACCCTTAACAAACGGATTTATTTCTTCCGCGGCTCGGATTACTCATCGGAAGCGGCTTCGGTGGCACTTTCGGCCAAACTCACATTTTAA
- a CDS encoding PAS domain S-box protein, with amino-acid sequence MKRALRTTIEELADLYNNAPCGYHSLDKDGVFTRINDTELRWLGYSREEVIGKIKFHDLITDRSLKTFQDNFPQFKVRGWVHDLEFEMVRKDGSILPVLLSASAVTDPDGNYVMSRSTVYDITERKRAEREIVQLAAIVEFSDDAIIGKTPDGIITSWNKGAERIYGYTADEIVGKPISTLVPADHADEVPQILDKIRRSEHIEHYETVRRRKDGQLIEMSLAISPIREREGKITGASTIGRDITVQKRTESINMARLRLLQFAATHTLDELLETTLNEVEVLTGSLIGFYHFLEADQKTLSLQNWSTRTKKEYCLAEGKGRHYNVSEAGVWVDCIHERRPVIHNDYSSLPHRKGLPAGHSPVVRELVVPVFRGESIVAILGVGNKPRDYTTHDVETVSLLADLAWEVVERKRIEEALSLLAAIVEFSDDAIIGISPEGTIVSWNRGAERLYGYPAEEVKVCPVSILIPDDHPEEMAYILDHVRQGKPIERHETVRLRKDGSRVEVSVTISPICNSGGKIIGASTIARDITELKKAEIELRKLNEELEQRVIERTADLNRRSTELSESQQALMNIVEDLNEKTDELEGANTKLKEFDRLKSMFIASMSHELRTPLNSIIGFSSVILNEWIGPVNAEQKENLAIILRCGKHLLNLINDVIDVSKIEAGKIESVAEEFDFYDLISEAVGLVRKDMEEKGLDLQVAATHQQMHMDRRRLLQCVLNLLSNALKFTEHGGLTVETRIMPCPGEAPEAGVAEISVTDTGIGIREEDLPKMFQPFVRLASPLQATVPGTGLGLYLTRKLAAEVLKGDILLTSEYGKGSRFTLRIPVRLP; translated from the coding sequence GTGAAGAGGGCGCTGCGCACGACCATCGAGGAACTCGCCGATCTTTACAATAACGCACCGTGCGGCTATCACTCCCTGGATAAAGACGGCGTTTTCACCCGCATCAACGATACCGAACTCCGGTGGCTGGGATACTCCAGGGAAGAAGTGATCGGGAAAATAAAGTTTCACGACCTCATCACCGACAGGAGTTTGAAGACCTTTCAGGACAATTTTCCTCAGTTCAAGGTGCGGGGATGGGTACACGACCTCGAGTTCGAGATGGTCCGCAAGGATGGCTCGATTCTGCCGGTGCTGCTGAGCGCCAGCGCCGTAACAGACCCCGATGGCAATTATGTTATGAGCCGCTCGACTGTCTATGATATCACCGAGCGCAAGCGGGCAGAGCGGGAGATTGTCCAGCTCGCGGCCATCGTGGAATTTTCCGATGACGCCATCATCGGCAAGACCCCGGATGGAATCATCACAAGCTGGAACAAGGGCGCGGAAAGAATCTATGGCTACACCGCGGACGAAATCGTCGGCAAGCCGATTTCAACGCTGGTCCCGGCCGACCATGCGGATGAGGTGCCGCAAATTCTTGACAAGATACGGCGGAGTGAACACATCGAGCATTATGAAACGGTGCGCCGGAGAAAAGATGGACAACTCATTGAAATGTCCCTTGCCATTTCGCCCATCAGGGAGAGGGAAGGCAAAATCACCGGCGCATCAACAATAGGTCGCGACATTACCGTACAGAAGCGAACCGAAAGCATCAACATGGCACGCCTGCGCCTGCTCCAGTTCGCAGCAACGCACACTTTGGACGAACTGCTCGAGACCACCCTGAACGAGGTGGAGGTGCTGACCGGCAGCCTCATCGGTTTCTACCATTTCCTCGAAGCCGACCAGAAAACCCTATCGCTCCAAAACTGGTCGACCAGGACAAAGAAGGAGTATTGCCTGGCGGAAGGGAAAGGACGTCACTACAATGTTTCGGAAGCAGGAGTCTGGGTCGACTGCATCCACGAACGCCGGCCGGTCATCCACAATGATTACTCCTCGCTTCCCCACCGTAAGGGGTTGCCCGCTGGGCACTCTCCGGTTGTCCGGGAACTGGTCGTACCGGTCTTTCGCGGAGAAAGCATCGTGGCGATTCTCGGCGTGGGAAACAAACCGCGGGACTATACCACCCATGACGTGGAGACGGTATCTCTTCTGGCCGATCTAGCCTGGGAGGTCGTCGAGCGCAAGCGGATCGAGGAGGCGCTATCCCTCCTGGCAGCCATCGTAGAGTTCTCCGATGACGCCATCATCGGCATATCGCCGGAAGGAACCATCGTGAGCTGGAACAGAGGGGCTGAACGCTTATACGGCTACCCGGCGGAAGAAGTCAAGGTGTGTCCGGTTTCGATCCTGATTCCCGATGATCATCCCGAAGAGATGGCGTACATTCTCGATCATGTCAGGCAGGGGAAACCGATTGAACGCCATGAAACCGTGCGGTTGCGCAAAGACGGCAGCCGCGTTGAAGTCTCGGTAACCATTTCCCCGATTTGCAATTCCGGCGGCAAGATTATCGGCGCTTCGACAATAGCCCGCGACATTACCGAGCTTAAAAAAGCCGAGATTGAACTTCGCAAACTCAATGAAGAATTGGAACAGCGGGTCATCGAACGTACCGCCGACCTGAACAGGAGGAGCACGGAACTCTCGGAAAGCCAGCAGGCACTGATGAACATCGTGGAAGACCTGAATGAGAAAACCGACGAGCTGGAAGGGGCCAACACAAAGCTGAAGGAATTCGACCGTCTCAAATCGATGTTCATCGCCTCCATGAGCCATGAGCTGCGGACCCCGCTCAACTCCATCATCGGCTTTTCAAGCGTCATTCTTAACGAATGGATCGGCCCGGTCAATGCCGAGCAGAAGGAGAACCTCGCCATCATCCTGCGTTGCGGCAAGCACCTTCTCAACCTCATCAACGACGTGATCGACGTCTCCAAGATCGAGGCGGGGAAAATCGAATCCGTCGCCGAGGAGTTCGACTTCTATGACCTGATCTCCGAAGCTGTCGGCCTGGTTAGAAAGGACATGGAAGAAAAGGGGCTCGATCTGCAGGTCGCAGCGACCCATCAGCAGATGCACATGGACCGGCGGCGGCTTTTGCAGTGCGTGCTGAACCTTCTCTCCAACGCGCTAAAGTTCACGGAACATGGGGGCTTGACCGTGGAGACACGGATCATGCCGTGCCCCGGCGAAGCTCCGGAAGCGGGTGTCGCGGAGATCTCCGTGACCGATACCGGCATCGGCATCAGGGAAGAAGACCTGCCGAAAATGTTCCAGCCCTTTGTCCGTCTTGCCTCGCCTTTACAGGCAACCGTCCCCGGAACAGGGCTCGGGCTCTACCTTACCCGGAAGCTCGCTGCCGAGGTATTAAAAGGTGATATACTGTTGACAAGCGAGTACGGCAAAGGGAGCCGATTTACTCTCAGAATACCGGTGAGGTTACCATGA
- a CDS encoding hybrid sensor histidine kinase/response regulator codes for MKVLIVDDNADDRRLLRYSLAQHGCDTVIEASDGREGFDLARAHRPDLIISDALMPRLDGFQFLWMIKTDEELRAIPFVFYSAVYTGSKEKELAFSLGAEAFIVKPKEPEEFWQELNAILRGLETGKKRPLPPALLEEEKEYLRKYSGVVAAKLEEKVRELEESLARRKKAEEVLRSQFTQFSTIFDALNALVYVADMENGEILFMNRYGGMLFGDDWQRKKCYEVFQSHPGEHCGKCPNDMLVRDGIPQQPYVWEFRSAVNGRWYQGIDRAIPWTDSRLVRLQIAFDITERKEIEQIKEGMLSAVSHEMRTPLTALMGYTELMLTNELSMPQLKEYLKVIQREADKLNELIGNYLDIQRQKASRSTAGFRPVNIRPLMEETADLFGAASRNHRIIVDCPVDLAPVLGDEKLLRRMLEMLVSNAVKFSPNGGEVCLGASMEAGNITILVRDQGVGIPAEELEHIFELFYRVDNTDRRMFGGIGLGLALVKEIAIGHGGRVWAESSIGKGSAFYVSLPVHT; via the coding sequence ATGAAAGTGCTCATTGTCGACGACAACGCCGATGACCGGAGGCTTCTGCGCTACAGCTTGGCGCAACACGGCTGCGATACGGTGATCGAGGCCAGCGACGGCCGGGAAGGGTTCGACCTGGCCAGGGCGCACAGGCCCGACCTGATCATCTCCGATGCCCTGATGCCGCGGCTGGACGGTTTCCAGTTCCTGTGGATGATCAAGACGGACGAGGAACTCAGGGCCATCCCCTTCGTGTTCTATTCCGCCGTCTATACCGGCTCGAAGGAAAAAGAACTCGCCTTTTCGCTCGGCGCGGAGGCCTTCATCGTCAAACCGAAGGAGCCCGAAGAGTTCTGGCAGGAACTGAACGCCATTCTGAGAGGTCTTGAAACAGGGAAGAAAAGGCCCCTGCCGCCGGCTCTTCTGGAAGAAGAGAAGGAATATCTCAGGAAATACAGCGGCGTTGTGGCGGCAAAGCTCGAAGAGAAGGTGAGGGAACTCGAAGAGTCCCTGGCCAGGCGCAAGAAGGCGGAGGAGGTGCTGCGGAGCCAGTTCACCCAGTTCAGCACGATCTTCGACGCTCTCAATGCCCTGGTCTACGTGGCCGACATGGAGAACGGCGAAATCCTCTTCATGAACCGGTACGGCGGCATGCTGTTTGGCGACGACTGGCAGAGGAAAAAGTGCTACGAGGTCTTCCAGTCGCATCCGGGTGAACACTGCGGCAAGTGCCCCAACGACATGCTCGTGCGGGACGGCATACCGCAGCAGCCTTACGTCTGGGAATTCCGCAGTGCAGTAAACGGCAGGTGGTACCAGGGGATCGACCGGGCCATTCCGTGGACCGACAGCCGCCTGGTCAGATTGCAGATCGCCTTCGACATCACCGAGCGGAAGGAGATTGAGCAGATCAAGGAAGGGATGCTCTCGGCGGTTAGCCATGAAATGCGGACCCCCCTGACGGCCCTGATGGGCTATACGGAACTCATGCTGACCAATGAACTGTCCATGCCGCAGTTGAAGGAGTATCTCAAGGTCATTCAACGGGAAGCGGACAAGTTAAACGAGCTGATCGGCAATTATCTCGACATCCAGAGGCAGAAAGCCAGCCGGAGTACCGCCGGCTTCCGTCCGGTCAATATCCGTCCCCTCATGGAAGAAACCGCCGATCTCTTCGGTGCCGCTTCGCGGAATCACCGGATTATCGTCGACTGCCCAGTCGACCTCGCCCCCGTCCTGGGTGACGAAAAGCTGTTACGCCGCATGCTCGAAATGCTCGTTTCGAATGCCGTCAAGTTTTCGCCGAACGGTGGTGAGGTATGCCTGGGAGCGTCTATGGAAGCGGGCAACATAACGATCCTGGTGAGGGACCAGGGGGTCGGGATTCCCGCTGAAGAGCTGGAACATATTTTCGAGCTGTTTTACCGCGTAGACAACACCGACCGGCGGATGTTCGGCGGAATCGGACTCGGGCTTGCGCTTGTAAAGGAAATCGCCATTGGCCACGGCGGCAGGGTCTGGGCAGAAAGCAGCATCGGCAAGGGGAGCGCCTTTTACGTATCCCTTCCGGTCCACACCTAA
- a CDS encoding YfiR family protein, with amino-acid sequence MTRDPIKVKAAFLRNFAHYVTWPTNAFADDRSPWSIGILGSDPFGEVLEKTFKSRTEQGRPFEIFRADTLDKLPSCQIVFVAYKDSAKRRTALTQLKNRPVLTVGDAPEFLQEGGIIRFQVGDRVEMSINLDQARSVSLKIQTKMLEVSHEVLENGAVHKRR; translated from the coding sequence GTGACGCGCGATCCGATCAAGGTGAAAGCCGCCTTCCTGCGCAATTTTGCCCACTACGTGACGTGGCCGACAAATGCTTTCGCCGACGACCGTTCTCCCTGGAGCATCGGCATCCTGGGCAGCGACCCCTTTGGCGAGGTTCTGGAGAAGACATTCAAGAGCCGCACGGAACAGGGGCGCCCGTTTGAAATCTTCCGCGCAGACACGCTGGATAAATTGCCATCATGCCAGATCGTTTTTGTTGCGTACAAAGACAGTGCCAAACGCCGCACCGCCCTTACCCAGTTAAAGAACCGGCCGGTCCTGACGGTGGGCGATGCCCCCGAGTTTTTGCAGGAGGGCGGAATCATCCGGTTCCAGGTCGGAGACCGGGTGGAAATGAGCATTAACCTCGATCAGGCCCGCTCCGTTTCGTTGAAGATTCAGACCAAGATGCTGGAAGTCTCCCATGAGGTATTGGAGAACGGGGCGGTGCACAAGCGGAGGTGA
- a CDS encoding DUF2461 domain-containing protein, protein MAAGNEDRFTGFSQNASAFLRNLAANNNKAWFEAHRQEYEEHLLEPLKTLVSDLSGFMLSIDPDFMTIPAVDRTISRIYRDTRFSKDKSPYKTTVWITFKRPVRNWQDSPCYFLELGTDSYRFGMGFYSAAKDTMDRLREIVDKRPAEFLKVVSFFAKQDVFVLEGEKYKKILKGTLPADLQEWYQRKNLYLVCNREIDETLYGRRLVDDLISGFGIVAPLYHYLWKLKAGK, encoded by the coding sequence ATGGCAGCTGGAAACGAAGATCGATTCACGGGGTTTTCGCAGAACGCGTCGGCCTTTCTGAGGAATCTCGCGGCGAATAACAACAAGGCATGGTTCGAGGCGCATCGGCAAGAGTACGAGGAACACCTGCTGGAACCGCTCAAGACGCTGGTCTCCGATCTGTCCGGCTTCATGCTCTCCATCGACCCGGATTTCATGACCATCCCGGCGGTGGACAGGACCATCTCCAGGATCTACCGCGACACGAGGTTTTCCAAGGACAAATCCCCCTATAAAACCACCGTCTGGATAACCTTTAAAAGACCGGTCAGGAACTGGCAGGATTCACCCTGCTATTTCCTGGAACTCGGCACCGATTCCTACCGTTTCGGCATGGGCTTTTACAGTGCCGCGAAGGATACCATGGATCGGCTGCGGGAGATTGTCGACAAGCGGCCGGCGGAGTTCCTGAAGGTGGTTTCCTTCTTTGCAAAGCAGGATGTCTTCGTGCTGGAGGGGGAAAAGTACAAAAAGATTTTGAAGGGCACTCTCCCGGCAGATCTTCAGGAGTGGTATCAAAGAAAGAACCTCTATCTGGTCTGCAACAGAGAGATTGATGAAACCCTTTACGGCAGGAGGCTGGTCGATGACCTGATCTCCGGTTTCGGCATTGTCGCCCCATTGTACCACTACCTTTGGAAGCTGAAGGCGGGTAAATGA
- a CDS encoding MarR family winged helix-turn-helix transcriptional regulator, translated as MKNRRQGGFLIAKIHQLAGRIFSRKLKKYEIADINPAQGRILFVLWENDGISIQELAVKTSLGKSTLTSMLDRLEETGHLTRVPSSDDRRKILIKLTEKDRALRNQYARVSEDMTELFYSGFSAAEIDMFEGFLQRILGNLQGFETKEQACRLDSDK; from the coding sequence ATGAAAAACAGACGGCAAGGCGGCTTTCTGATTGCCAAGATACATCAGCTGGCCGGACGGATTTTTTCCCGTAAGCTGAAGAAATACGAGATCGCTGATATTAATCCTGCCCAGGGGAGAATCCTCTTTGTCCTTTGGGAGAACGACGGTATATCCATCCAGGAGCTGGCGGTAAAGACTTCGCTGGGGAAATCGACCTTGACGAGCATGCTGGACAGGCTTGAAGAAACCGGCCATCTAACCCGTGTCCCGTCCAGTGATGACCGACGAAAGATACTGATCAAGCTCACGGAAAAGGATCGGGCTCTCCGGAACCAGTATGCACGGGTGTCCGAAGATATGACGGAACTGTTTTACAGCGGCTTTTCCGCCGCAGAAATAGACATGTTTGAGGGATTCTTGCAGCGGATCCTTGGCAATCTGCAAGGCTTTGAAACAAAGGAGCAGGCTTGCCGGCTCGATTCTGATAAATGA
- a CDS encoding PAS domain S-box protein, with amino-acid sequence MFRRLSIRNKLAFALWGAALLAFAVASAALAFFASLTLERRARQIMEPYAQLVSVGAEAAVAFEDPGRAREILNTLRANPQISEAEIVLGDGRLLARYSSRSNATFRHHPLKPDGVYLNHNTAELVQSLQDGAHLYLAMSLDELNRQTRNVLLVFAAGVVVLLVSITLGLLAALQRTIVRPISTLAETVEQVRIRGDYHQRVPASGADEVARLGQSFNAMMGAIQEQDNDLRRLTLFQRTLLDSAAHGIISTAPDGVVSSFNPAAERLLGYTADEVVDKQTPACWHDPEEMARRALQLSEELGETISPGFDVFAARPRRNLPEENEWTFIRKDGACVPVHLSVTALRGESDRIRGFVGLTYDLTERKRAEEERRESEAKYRRIVDTAIEGIWVLGPDTMTTFANARMAEMLGYSGEEMIGRPLTDFMFEEDAPDHLRKMENHRQGLSENYERRFRRKNGETVWTLTSATPIFDDEHHFQGSFAMFTDISEKKLAEEELRRLKDELEQRVQERTAELAAKNAELERMNRIFVGRELRMVELKERIGELEKKLGERTP; translated from the coding sequence ATGTTTCGGCGACTTAGCATTCGCAACAAACTGGCTTTCGCGCTGTGGGGCGCGGCGCTGCTGGCCTTCGCCGTGGCGAGCGCGGCGTTGGCGTTCTTTGCGAGCCTAACGCTGGAACGTCGAGCCCGGCAGATCATGGAGCCCTATGCGCAACTGGTTTCCGTCGGGGCGGAAGCGGCGGTGGCTTTCGAGGACCCCGGACGGGCACGGGAAATTCTCAATACGTTACGGGCCAATCCGCAAATTTCGGAGGCGGAAATAGTTTTGGGGGACGGACGGTTGCTGGCCCGCTACAGCAGCAGGTCCAACGCAACATTCAGGCACCATCCGCTCAAACCCGATGGCGTTTACCTGAATCATAACACCGCGGAGTTGGTGCAGAGCCTGCAAGACGGCGCGCATTTGTACCTCGCCATGAGCCTGGACGAGCTCAACCGGCAAACTCGAAACGTCTTGCTGGTGTTTGCCGCAGGGGTAGTCGTCTTGCTGGTGTCCATCACCCTGGGCCTGCTGGCAGCTCTGCAACGAACCATCGTCCGCCCCATCTCCACGCTGGCCGAGACCGTCGAGCAGGTTCGCATCCGAGGCGACTACCACCAGCGCGTACCGGCCTCCGGCGCCGACGAGGTGGCCCGGCTTGGCCAGAGCTTCAACGCCATGATGGGGGCGATCCAGGAGCAGGACAATGATTTGCGCCGACTCACCCTCTTCCAGCGGACGCTTTTGGACAGCGCAGCCCACGGCATAATCTCTACGGCTCCCGATGGGGTTGTCAGCAGCTTCAATCCTGCCGCAGAGCGGTTGCTGGGTTACACGGCCGACGAAGTGGTCGACAAACAGACACCGGCGTGCTGGCACGATCCGGAAGAGATGGCGCGGCGCGCCCTTCAGTTGTCCGAAGAACTGGGCGAAACGATCTCGCCGGGATTCGATGTGTTTGCGGCCCGCCCCCGGCGTAACCTGCCCGAGGAAAACGAGTGGACCTTCATTCGCAAGGACGGGGCGTGCGTGCCGGTGCATCTGTCCGTGACCGCGCTGCGAGGTGAGAGCGACCGGATCAGGGGATTCGTCGGGCTGACCTATGATCTCACCGAGCGCAAACGGGCGGAGGAGGAACGACGGGAAAGCGAGGCAAAGTACCGCCGCATCGTAGACACGGCCATCGAGGGGATCTGGGTGCTCGGGCCGGACACCATGACCACCTTCGCCAATGCCAGGATGGCCGAAATGCTCGGCTATTCCGGCGAGGAGATGATCGGCCGGCCGTTGACCGACTTCATGTTCGAGGAGGATGCGCCCGATCATCTGAGAAAAATGGAGAATCATCGCCAGGGCCTCTCGGAGAATTACGAACGCCGATTCCGCCGTAAAAACGGAGAGACGGTATGGACTCTTACTTCTGCTACCCCTATCTTTGATGATGAGCATCATTTCCAGGGCTCCTTTGCGATGTTCACCGACATCTCCGAAAAGAAGCTGGCAGAGGAAGAGCTTCGCAGGCTCAAGGACGAACTCGAACAGCGGGTGCAGGAGCGGACCGCCGAGCTTGCGGCCAAGAACGCTGAACTGGAGCGGATGAACCGGATCTTCGTCGGCCGGGAGCTGCGGATGGTGGAGCTGAAGGAAAGGATCGGGGAGCTGGAGAAAAAGCTCGGAGAGAGAACGCCATAG
- a CDS encoding response regulator, whose product MKKVLVVEDNKDNMRLITYALQKVGYEVIPAETGEEGVELAIRERPFFIIMDINLPGIDGLEATRRIRASEADGSVPIIAITSYAMFGDRDRVLQAGCTAYFEKPIDPLTIVERIHKAIGVKCE is encoded by the coding sequence ATGAAAAAGGTGCTCGTCGTAGAGGACAACAAGGACAACATGCGGCTCATCACCTATGCGCTCCAGAAGGTCGGCTACGAGGTGATTCCCGCCGAGACCGGCGAGGAGGGGGTCGAGCTGGCGATCAGGGAGCGGCCGTTCTTTATCATCATGGACATCAATCTCCCCGGCATCGACGGGCTGGAAGCGACCCGGCGCATCAGGGCCTCGGAGGCCGACGGAAGCGTTCCGATCATTGCCATCACCTCGTACGCCATGTTCGGGGACCGGGACAGGGTTTTGCAGGCAGGGTGCACCGCCTATTTCGAAAAGCCGATCGACCCGCTCACTATCGTGGAGAGGATCCATAAAGCAATCGGCGTAAAATGCGAATAA
- a CDS encoding pyridoxamine 5'-phosphate oxidase family protein, translating to MKDPDAMQSGLQLLESAEAAYLTTIDGDGFPQTRAMLNLRNSDQFPALSRLFSALDDKFVVYFTTNASSAKIEQIRRNPKVSVYYSIPAEWRGLMLGGAMEIVTDSCLKKAIWQKGWEMYYPGGNDDPDYAILRLSPMVAKYYHQLVSSVFDLGQKS from the coding sequence ATGAAAGATCCAGATGCAATGCAGTCAGGACTTCAACTGTTGGAGAGCGCGGAAGCAGCGTATCTTACTACCATTGACGGCGACGGTTTTCCCCAGACGCGGGCCATGTTGAATTTGAGGAATTCGGATCAGTTTCCCGCCTTGAGCAGGCTGTTCTCTGCGCTTGATGACAAGTTCGTCGTCTATTTCACCACCAATGCATCTTCAGCCAAAATCGAGCAGATCAGGAGAAATCCCAAGGTGTCGGTATACTATTCCATACCGGCGGAATGGCGCGGATTGATGCTTGGCGGTGCTATGGAAATCGTCACCGACTCCTGCCTGAAAAAGGCGATCTGGCAGAAGGGGTGGGAAATGTACTACCCCGGCGGGAACGATGATCCCGATTACGCGATACTTCGATTATCGCCGATGGTTGCCAAGTATTATCATCAGCTTGTTTCCTCTGTCTTCGATCTGGGGCAAAAATCATGA